The following proteins come from a genomic window of Streptomyces sp. Sge12:
- a CDS encoding LysM peptidoglycan-binding domain-containing M23 family metallopeptidase, whose protein sequence is MPAKGKHRRPKSLSLSRGFAVAGTGGAALALPLIGAAGAQAAGAPAAAPAVAPAVAPQAPAALPAAPVAAVQAAPSVYTVVPGDYLSKIAAERHLSGGWEQLYADNREAVGSNPSLIHPGLKLTLGGAGRAAAAPAAPEADAKPAEPAAPKQERKQAGKAAPVQREATTGSRAEARAEAPAAPQSAAGFVAPVSGGISTQYKVAGAMWSSGYHTGVDFIASSGTSVKAVGAGTVVSAGWSGSYGNEVVIRHADGKYSQYAHLSQLSVSSGQSVTAGQSIGLSGSTGNSTGPHLHFEIRTSPSYGSDLDPIAYLRSKGASL, encoded by the coding sequence ATGCCTGCAAAGGGTAAGCACCGCCGCCCCAAGTCCCTTTCCCTTTCGCGCGGTTTCGCCGTCGCCGGAACCGGCGGCGCGGCCCTCGCGCTGCCGCTGATCGGTGCCGCCGGCGCCCAGGCGGCCGGTGCTCCGGCCGCCGCCCCCGCGGTCGCTCCCGCGGTGGCCCCGCAGGCCCCGGCCGCGCTCCCGGCGGCGCCCGTCGCCGCCGTGCAGGCCGCCCCGTCCGTGTACACGGTCGTGCCGGGCGACTACCTCTCCAAGATCGCCGCCGAGCGCCACCTGTCGGGCGGCTGGGAGCAGCTGTACGCCGACAACCGCGAGGCCGTCGGCAGCAACCCGTCGCTGATCCACCCGGGCCTGAAGCTGACCCTCGGCGGTGCGGGCCGGGCGGCTGCCGCCCCGGCCGCCCCCGAGGCCGACGCGAAGCCGGCCGAGCCGGCCGCGCCCAAGCAGGAGCGCAAGCAGGCCGGCAAGGCCGCCCCCGTGCAGCGCGAGGCCACCACCGGGTCCCGCGCCGAGGCCCGCGCCGAGGCCCCGGCCGCGCCGCAGTCGGCCGCCGGCTTCGTGGCCCCGGTCAGTGGTGGGATCTCCACCCAGTACAAGGTCGCGGGAGCCATGTGGTCCTCCGGTTACCACACGGGCGTCGACTTCATCGCGAGCTCCGGCACCAGCGTCAAGGCCGTCGGCGCGGGCACCGTGGTCTCCGCCGGCTGGAGCGGCTCGTACGGCAACGAGGTCGTCATCCGCCACGCGGACGGCAAGTACTCCCAGTACGCCCACCTCTCCCAGCTCTCCGTCTCCTCCGGTCAGAGCGTCACCGCCGGCCAGAGCATCGGCCTCTCCGGCTCCACCGGCAATTCGACCGGCCCGCACCTGCACTTCGAGATCCGCACGAGCCCGTCCTACGGCTCGGACCTGGACCCGATCGCCTACCTCCGCTCGAAGGGCGCGAGCCTCTGA
- a CDS encoding aspartate aminotransferase family protein, with amino-acid sequence MTARPQQEGGGRGKGFDLGALLAERGAERYELHAKHLNHQLPRMLHTIGFDKVYERAEGAHFWDAEGNDYLDMLAGFGVMGLGRHHPVVRRALHDVLDAQLADLTRFDCQPLPGLLAERLLSYSPHLDRVFFGNSGTEAVETALKFARYATGRPRILYCDHAFHGLTAGSLSVNGEGGFRDGFAPLLPDTRIALGDLAALERELKRGDVAAFVVEPVQGKGVLAAPPGFLLAAQEMLHRRGALLIADEVQTGLGRTGDFYAYQHEPGVEPDLVCVAKALSGGYVPVGATLGKDWIFKKVYSSMDRVLVHSASFGSNAQAMAAGLAVLSVMEDEEVVANARAMGDLLRGRLAALVDEYELLHEVRGRGLMIGIEFGRPSSLGLRSRWTMLQAARKGLFAQMVVVPLLQKHRILTQVSGDHLEVIKLIPPLIVDERDVDRFVGAFRDVMDEAHGGSGLIWDFGRTLVKQAVAAR; translated from the coding sequence ATGACCGCGCGGCCACAGCAGGAAGGGGGCGGCCGGGGCAAGGGCTTCGACCTCGGCGCCCTGCTGGCCGAGCGCGGCGCCGAGCGCTACGAGCTGCACGCCAAGCACCTCAACCACCAGCTGCCCCGGATGCTGCACACCATCGGCTTCGACAAGGTCTACGAGCGGGCCGAGGGCGCCCACTTCTGGGACGCCGAGGGCAACGACTACCTGGACATGCTGGCCGGGTTCGGGGTGATGGGCCTGGGCCGGCACCACCCGGTCGTCCGCCGCGCCCTGCACGACGTCCTGGACGCCCAGCTCGCCGACCTCACCCGCTTCGACTGCCAGCCGCTGCCCGGACTGCTGGCGGAGAGACTGCTCTCGTACAGCCCCCACCTGGACCGGGTCTTCTTCGGCAACAGCGGCACCGAGGCCGTGGAGACGGCCCTGAAGTTCGCCCGGTACGCCACCGGGCGCCCCAGGATCCTCTACTGCGACCACGCCTTCCACGGGCTGACCGCCGGCTCCCTCTCGGTGAACGGGGAGGGCGGCTTCCGCGACGGCTTCGCGCCGCTGCTCCCCGACACCAGGATCGCGCTGGGGGACCTCGCCGCCCTGGAGCGGGAGCTGAAGCGCGGGGACGTGGCCGCCTTCGTCGTCGAGCCGGTCCAGGGCAAGGGGGTGCTGGCCGCACCGCCCGGATTCCTGCTCGCCGCACAGGAGATGCTGCATCGGCGGGGGGCGCTGCTGATCGCGGACGAGGTGCAGACCGGCCTCGGACGCACCGGGGACTTCTACGCGTACCAGCACGAGCCGGGCGTGGAACCGGACCTGGTGTGCGTGGCGAAGGCGCTGTCGGGCGGCTACGTGCCGGTCGGCGCCACCCTGGGCAAGGACTGGATCTTCAAGAAGGTCTACTCGTCCATGGACCGGGTCCTCGTGCACTCCGCGAGCTTCGGCTCCAACGCCCAGGCGATGGCGGCGGGCCTGGCGGTGCTGTCCGTCATGGAGGACGAGGAGGTCGTCGCCAACGCCCGGGCCATGGGCGACCTGCTGCGCGGGCGGCTGGCCGCGCTGGTGGACGAGTACGAGCTGCTGCACGAGGTGCGGGGGCGCGGGCTGATGATCGGCATCGAGTTCGGCCGGCCGTCCTCGCTGGGCCTGCGCAGCCGCTGGACCATGCTGCAGGCGGCCCGCAAGGGTCTCTTCGCGCAGATGGTCGTGGTGCCGCTGCTCCAGAAGCACCGGATCCTCACCCAGGTCTCCGGGGACCACCTGGAGGTGATCAAGCTGATCCCGCCGCTGATCGTGGACGAGCGGGACGTGGACCGGTTCGTCGGCGCCTTCCGCGACGTCATGGACGAGGCGCACGGCGGGTCCGGGCTGATCTGGGACTTCGGCAGGACGCTGGTGAAGCAGGCCGTCGCCGCGCGCTGA
- the hpnH gene encoding adenosyl-hopene transferase HpnH: MAMPLRQSIRVGTYLLEQKLRKREKFPLIVELEPLYACNLACEGCGKIQHPAGVLKQRMPVAQAVGAVLESGAPMVSIAGGEPLMHPQIHEIVRQLVARRKYVFLCTNAMLLRKKIEKFTPSPYFAFAVHIDGLRERHDESVAKEGVFDEAVAAIKEAKRRGFRVTTNSTFFNTDTPQTIIEVLNYLNDDLQVDEMMISPAYAYEKAPDQEHFLGVEQTRELFRKAFAGGNRRRWRLNHSPLFLDFLEGKADFPCTAWAIPNYSLFGWQRPCYLMSDGYVPTYRELINDTDWDKYGRGKDPRCANCMAHCGYEPTAVLATMGSLKESLRAARETIGGNRGTSA, translated from the coding sequence TCAGGGTCGGGACGTATCTTCTCGAACAGAAGCTCCGCAAGCGCGAGAAGTTCCCCCTGATCGTCGAACTGGAACCGCTCTACGCCTGCAACCTGGCCTGTGAGGGGTGCGGGAAGATCCAGCACCCGGCCGGGGTGCTCAAGCAGCGCATGCCGGTCGCCCAGGCGGTCGGCGCCGTGCTCGAGTCCGGTGCCCCCATGGTGTCCATCGCGGGCGGCGAGCCCTTGATGCACCCGCAGATCCACGAGATCGTCCGCCAGTTGGTGGCGCGCCGGAAGTACGTGTTCCTGTGCACCAACGCGATGCTGCTGCGCAAGAAGATCGAGAAGTTCACGCCCTCCCCGTACTTCGCCTTCGCCGTGCACATCGACGGGCTGCGCGAGCGCCACGACGAGTCCGTGGCCAAGGAAGGCGTCTTCGACGAGGCGGTCGCGGCCATCAAGGAGGCGAAGAGGCGCGGCTTCCGGGTGACCACGAACTCCACCTTCTTCAACACCGACACCCCCCAGACGATCATCGAGGTGCTCAACTACCTCAATGACGACCTCCAGGTCGACGAGATGATGATCTCCCCCGCCTACGCCTACGAAAAGGCTCCCGACCAGGAGCACTTCCTCGGCGTCGAGCAGACCCGGGAACTCTTCAGGAAAGCCTTCGCGGGCGGCAACCGGCGGCGCTGGCGGCTCAACCACTCCCCGCTCTTCCTGGACTTCCTGGAAGGGAAAGCTGATTTCCCCTGCACGGCCTGGGCCATTCCGAATTACTCCCTCTTCGGCTGGCAGCGTCCCTGCTATCTGATGAGCGACGGGTACGTACCGACGTACCGCGAGCTCATCAACGACACCGACTGGGACAAGTACGGCCGCGGAAAGGACCCGCGCTGCGCGAACTGCATGGCGCACTGCGGCTACGAGCCCACCGCCGTCCTCGCCACCATGGGCTCCCTCAAGGAGTCCCTGCGCGCGGCCCGGGAGACGATCGGCGGCAACCGGGGTACGTCGGCATGA
- a CDS encoding tyrosine-protein phosphatase, with product MTQQIQEPELTGVRNFRDVGGLPTSDGRTVMTGRLYRSGHLAHATESDAEFLASLGLHTIFDFRNGADHALEGPDVELPGVRNVNIPLSDPADGREFWRLVREGDLVQLRELLGEGRAAARMSNSYRGIIRLRTTEHSRVVHALAEDSVPALMHCAAGKDRAGLSIAVTLLALGVEREAIVTDYLESNAPHRRYRVRRTDESADARSPEVMELLAPLFDARAEYLVAAFDTIDEIWGGVDRYLAEGLGLRPETLDRLRDRLLV from the coding sequence TTGACCCAGCAGATACAGGAGCCGGAGCTGACCGGAGTGCGCAATTTCCGCGATGTGGGCGGATTGCCGACTTCTGACGGCCGAACGGTCATGACGGGACGACTGTACCGAAGCGGACATCTCGCACATGCCACCGAAAGCGATGCGGAGTTCCTCGCCTCGCTCGGCCTCCACACCATCTTCGATTTCCGCAACGGCGCCGACCACGCCCTGGAGGGGCCGGACGTCGAACTGCCGGGCGTGCGCAACGTCAACATCCCGCTCTCGGACCCGGCCGACGGGCGGGAGTTCTGGCGGCTGGTCCGCGAGGGCGACCTCGTGCAGCTGCGCGAGCTCCTGGGCGAGGGCAGGGCCGCCGCCCGGATGTCGAACTCGTACCGCGGGATCATCCGCCTGCGCACCACCGAGCACAGCCGGGTCGTGCACGCCCTCGCCGAGGACAGCGTCCCCGCCCTCATGCACTGCGCGGCCGGCAAGGACCGGGCCGGCCTGTCGATCGCCGTCACCCTGCTCGCGCTGGGCGTCGAGCGCGAGGCGATCGTGACGGACTACCTGGAGTCGAACGCCCCGCACCGCCGCTACCGCGTGCGCCGCACCGACGAGTCGGCGGACGCCCGCTCCCCCGAGGTGATGGAGCTGCTCGCACCGCTCTTCGACGCGCGCGCCGAATACCTGGTGGCCGCCTTCGACACCATCGACGAGATCTGGGGCGGGGTGGACCGCTACCTGGCGGAGGGCCTCGGGCTGCGGCCCGAGACCCTCGACCGGCTGCGGGACCGGCTCCTGGTCTGA